A stretch of the Aegilops tauschii subsp. strangulata cultivar AL8/78 chromosome 4, Aet v6.0, whole genome shotgun sequence genome encodes the following:
- the LOC109752647 gene encoding uncharacterized protein gives AEAWPRPPPLATAPISPRRGGGGGACGDVDAALCDDLLQEVFRLLPPAAGPAVSLVSRRWVALLRASTSRLTLRLPPAFTGASASAAAGPLADLLSRYPYLSALAVVSASSAAAHDADALLLAVSASPSATRLTALRFSVGSPVSPAALRDVSVTLSGLTSLHLTAVSPLSFRWLACLPCLKSFAFVNSAVAAVDSAGSSSDEDSGGEGDAVGALPLERLSLCGIRSGDHGLRWLWQRCVSLRWLQLRACDGIGEGTSSAAFSGCLAGLLELELRACRTVADRVLLIAADRCCALKSLLVYDGGSREALLQFIRRRGAALHTLDLRLPLDLHNDHLLAIGAEQGHDTRGSLAVLRLQSCVLVTGDGLRSLARTAIGAGIKDVALVSCDVVEREPGLLTFLSQSMRHLRRLDLSYNETLKDKEIGAMLSSCRNLIDIRFRGCRGITGESLLSLLRHCGQTVEVVDISRCPAIKVASVELFAQRATRLNHLVIEVSSVSEELKAIARTKGMKVGPLPCEGSF, from the coding sequence GCTGAGGCGTGGCCGCGCCCTCCCCCCCTGGCTACGGCGCCAATAAGCCCCCgacgcggcggcggaggcggggcATGCGGCGACGTGGACGCCGCGCTCTGCGACGACCTGCTGCAGGAGGTGTTCCGCCTGctcccgcccgccgccgggcCGGCCGTCTCCCTCGTCTCCCGCCGCTGGGTCGCGCTCCTCCGAGCCTCCACGTCCCGCCTCACCCTCCGCCTGCCGCCGGCCTTCACCGGAGCATCGGCCTCCGCGGCTGCGGGTCCTCTGGCTGACCTGCTCTCGCGCTACCCGTATCTATCCGCGCTGGCCGTCGTCTCCGCGTCCTCGGCCGCCGCTCACGACGCCGACGCGCTCCTGCTCGCGGTGTCCGCCTCGCCGTCGGCCACCAGGCTCACAGCGCTGCGGTTCTCGGTCGGTTCGCCCGTCTCGCCCGCTGCGCTGCGCGACGTCTCCGTCACCCTCTCCGGCCTCACCTCGCTCCACCTCACCGCCGTCAGCCCCCTGTCGTTCCGTTGGCTCGCGTGCTTGCCCTGCCTCAAATCCTTTGCCTTTGTCAACTCCGCCGTTGCTGCCGTTGACTCTGCCGGTTCCAGCTCCGATGAAGActccggcggcgagggcgacGCCGTAGGGGCGTTGCCTCTGGAGAGGCTGTCGCTGTGCGGCATCCGCTCCGGCGACCACGGGCTCAGGTGGCTATGGCAGCGCTGTGTGAGCCTACGGTGGCTGCAGCTGCGCGCTTGCGACGGCATCGGAGAAGGCACCTCCTCGGCTGCCTTCTCAGGATGCCTAGCCGGCCTGCTCGAGCTTGAGCTCCGCGCTTGCCGAACCGTCGCCGACCGCGTCCTCCTCATCGCCGCTGACCGGTGCTGTGCTCTCAAGTCTCTCCTGGTGTATGACGGCGGCAGCAGGGAGGCCCTCCTCCAGTTCATCCGTCGGCGCGGCGCCGCACTGCACACCTTGGACCTCCGCCTGCCTCTCGACCTGCACAACGACCACCTCCTTGCAATCGGCGCAGAGCAAGGCCACGACACCCGGGGCAGTCTTGCCGTGCTTCGCCTTCAAAGCTGTGTCCTCGTCACGGGGGACGGGCTTCGTTCTCTCGCGCGCACGGCCATTGGGGCGGGCATCAAAGATGTCGCCCTGGTGAGCTGCGATGTAGTTGAACGGGAGCCTGGGCTGCTCACGTTCCTCAGCCAGAGCATGCGTCACCTCCGCCGGCTTGATCTGTCTTACAACGAGACCCTGAAGGACAAGGAGATTGGAGCCATGCTATCGTCTTGCCGGAATCTGATTGACATCAGGTTTAGGGGTTGCCGCGGCATTACCGGTGAATCTTTACTCTCGCTGCTTAGGCACTGTGGGCAGACAGTGGAGGTCGTGGACATCTCCCGCTGCCCTGCCATTAAAGTGGCCAGTGTCGAACTCTTTGCACAGCGAGCCACCCGTTTGAATCATTTGGTCATCGAGGTGAGCTCGGTGTCGGAGGAACTGAAGGCGATTGCACGGACGAAAGGCATGAAGGTTGGCCCATTGCCTTGTGAAGGATCATTCTGA